In Bacillus sp. FJAT-45037, the following are encoded in one genomic region:
- a CDS encoding alpha/beta hydrolase family protein, with protein MQDQIISKQRVPSPHPRIYLYMITYWSNGLRVKGYLAEPITSNKLPGLLYLRGGIKNVGMVRIQRVIQWAAEGFIVMAPFYRGNKGGEGQEDFAGEDRIDAITAFDLLREHPGVDEKSLHLLGFSRGGVMALLVALARCEVASVTSWNGVTDMVLTYEERVDLRRMMKRVIGGTPNKYPDRYQWRTPLHEMGDFDAAVLLIHGERDEHVSIEHAYRLERALREHSKQVEVWYYELFSHHFPPRSQRGILQRAARWMKEQGSRSIS; from the coding sequence ATGCAAGATCAAATCATTTCCAAACAGAGAGTTCCGTCCCCTCATCCGAGAATTTACCTTTATATGATCACATATTGGTCAAATGGTCTTCGAGTAAAAGGGTATCTAGCTGAACCGATCACCTCGAACAAACTTCCAGGTCTTCTCTACTTAAGAGGAGGAATTAAAAATGTTGGAATGGTTCGTATTCAACGGGTAATTCAATGGGCAGCAGAAGGGTTTATCGTTATGGCGCCTTTTTACAGAGGCAATAAAGGAGGCGAAGGGCAAGAGGATTTTGCTGGTGAGGACCGAATAGATGCCATCACAGCCTTTGACCTTTTGCGCGAACATCCAGGAGTCGACGAAAAGAGCCTTCATTTGCTCGGTTTCTCAAGAGGGGGAGTCATGGCTTTGCTTGTCGCCCTTGCGCGTTGTGAAGTAGCATCTGTGACTAGTTGGAACGGGGTTACGGATATGGTATTAACTTACGAAGAGCGCGTCGATCTGAGAAGAATGATGAAGAGAGTGATTGGTGGTACGCCGAATAAGTATCCAGACCGTTATCAATGGCGTACTCCACTTCATGAGATGGGTGACTTTGATGCTGCTGTGCTATTAATTCACGGTGAACGAGATGAGCATGTTTCGATTGAACATGCCTACCGTTTAGAGCGGGCGTTGCGCGAACACTCGAAGCAAGTAGAGGTGTGGTACTATGAATTATTTTCTCATCACTTCCCACCGAGAAGTCAGCGAGGCATCTTACAGCGAGCGGCGCGTTGGATGAAAGAACAAGGAAGCCGGTCAATATCCTAG
- the ytkD gene encoding RNA deprotection pyrophosphohydrolase, protein MKTFYDHEGCLVRLVMDRTSFSTNPRHVWVICRYENGWLLTKHRKRGLEFPGGKVEGNEQPEDAAVREVMEETGGVVASVTFIGQYEVHSKNELIHKNIYFAQVKSLIEKENYMETDGPIILNTLPSNIKDDHRFSFIMKDDVLTSCMEYLANEQLI, encoded by the coding sequence ATGAAAACTTTTTATGATCATGAAGGTTGTCTCGTGCGACTCGTCATGGATCGAACATCATTTTCAACCAATCCAAGACATGTATGGGTCATTTGCAGGTATGAAAACGGCTGGTTGTTGACGAAACATAGAAAAAGAGGACTCGAATTTCCGGGTGGTAAGGTTGAGGGCAATGAACAACCTGAAGATGCAGCCGTTCGAGAAGTGATGGAAGAGACAGGCGGAGTCGTCGCAAGTGTGACCTTCATTGGTCAATATGAAGTGCACTCAAAAAATGAGCTCATTCATAAAAACATATACTTTGCCCAAGTAAAATCTTTGATTGAAAAAGAAAATTATATGGAGACGGATGGTCCAATCATTCTTAATACCTTACCGAGTAACATAAAAGACGATCATCGGTTTAGTTTTATTATGAAAGATGATGTGTTAACTAGTTGTATGGAGTATTTGGCAAACGAGCAGCTGATTTAA
- a CDS encoding MFS transporter has product MEDKKKWDLLSIASIPLVMTLGNSMLIPVLPIIERELSISSFQASLLITVYSVVAIICIPIAGYISDQIGRKRVIIPSLIIAAIGGLLAGFAAWQMDSPYSVIIVGRLLQGIGAAGASPIVLPLVGDLYSDEQEVSKGLGVIETSNTFGKVLSPIVGAFLASLLWYLPFLAFPIFCFISIILIIFLVKSPPMTKVPLAGKEFFQSLKVIFKREGAWLYAVFIIGAICMFILFGVLFYLSTMLEEQYQIEGVKKGIVLAIPLAALCIASLATGKVIGQEKWRMKRMTLTGIILLTISMLALSFSNDIYFLLCALLSSGVGIGIALPSLDALVTEGIQMEQRGSVTSLYSSMRFVGVAAGPPVFALLMEATHFLLFILQAGIGMIGVLIVIFFIRPDKGGKPTW; this is encoded by the coding sequence ATGGAGGATAAGAAAAAGTGGGATCTACTCTCGATTGCGTCGATTCCACTTGTCATGACTTTAGGAAATTCAATGCTGATCCCAGTCTTACCAATTATTGAACGAGAACTGTCGATTAGTTCTTTTCAAGCTAGCTTACTAATTACTGTGTACTCGGTTGTCGCGATTATTTGTATACCGATTGCTGGGTATATTTCAGATCAAATAGGGAGAAAACGTGTCATTATTCCAAGTCTAATCATTGCGGCAATAGGCGGTTTATTGGCGGGATTTGCCGCTTGGCAGATGGATTCCCCGTATTCGGTTATCATTGTTGGAAGACTTTTACAAGGGATTGGCGCAGCAGGTGCTTCGCCTATCGTTCTTCCACTTGTCGGTGATTTATATAGTGATGAGCAAGAAGTGAGTAAAGGTCTTGGTGTCATTGAAACGTCGAATACTTTTGGAAAAGTATTAAGCCCAATTGTAGGGGCTTTTTTAGCGTCATTATTGTGGTATTTACCGTTTCTTGCATTCCCGATCTTTTGCTTTATCTCGATTATATTAATTATTTTTCTTGTGAAATCTCCTCCAATGACGAAAGTGCCCCTTGCAGGTAAGGAGTTTTTTCAATCCCTTAAAGTGATATTTAAAAGAGAAGGGGCCTGGCTTTACGCCGTATTTATCATTGGAGCAATCTGCATGTTTATCTTGTTTGGTGTGTTGTTTTATCTCTCGACAATGCTTGAAGAACAATATCAAATTGAAGGTGTAAAAAAAGGTATTGTTTTAGCGATACCATTAGCGGCACTTTGTATCGCATCATTAGCAACAGGAAAAGTTATAGGTCAAGAGAAATGGCGAATGAAACGAATGACTTTAACAGGGATCATTTTATTAACGATCTCCATGCTCGCCTTATCATTTTCCAATGATATTTATTTTCTTTTATGTGCGTTATTAAGTAGTGGTGTGGGTATTGGCATTGCTCTACCAAGTCTAGATGCCCTTGTAACAGAAGGGATTCAAATGGAACAACGGGGGTCTGTGACCTCTTTATACAGTAGCATGCGCTTTGTTGGAGTAGCGGCTGGTCCACCCGTATTTGCTTTATTAATGGAGGCCACGCATTTTTTACTTTTTATATTACAGGCAGGTATCGGAATGATCGGGGTGCTTATTGTGATCTTTTTTATTCGTCCTGATAAAGGTGGTAAGCCGACATGGTAA
- a CDS encoding YwpF-like family protein gives MKTFKLYSLCVLEGKFGPVKQKAIPVRNGLIINMEDEAQTWHIDVVTDNDYRAYFEEVAKNDGHLLVDAIITSKNNHPATMVTSVKTITDLSDGVSILLRAKLVLHKDEVIEDVIEELIAEGLSGEELLKEFKVRKENLAAHSDKTIDEVYESLQKSGEFQLR, from the coding sequence ATGAAGACATTTAAACTGTATTCTTTATGTGTGTTGGAAGGGAAATTTGGCCCTGTTAAACAAAAAGCAATTCCAGTTAGAAATGGGCTCATTATCAACATGGAAGATGAGGCGCAAACGTGGCATATTGACGTGGTAACAGATAATGATTACAGAGCCTACTTTGAAGAAGTAGCTAAAAATGATGGCCACCTTCTTGTTGATGCGATCATTACGTCGAAAAATAATCACCCTGCAACAATGGTGACAAGCGTTAAAACGATTACAGACCTCTCAGATGGAGTTAGTATATTACTAAGAGCAAAGCTTGTTTTACATAAAGATGAAGTCATTGAAGACGTCATTGAGGAACTGATTGCGGAAGGGTTGTCGGGCGAAGAGCTTCTTAAAGAATTCAAAGTCCGTAAAGAAAATTTGGCTGCCCACTCTGACAAAACCATTGATGAAGTGTATGAATCGCTACAAAAAAGTGGAGAATTTCAACTAAGATGA
- the sda gene encoding sporulation histidine kinase inhibitor Sda, with translation MEQIQNDLLIEAYEKALDLELEAEFLLLLYQELKGRQLHHCVLSPEEALMKIC, from the coding sequence ATGGAGCAGATTCAAAATGATCTTTTAATCGAAGCCTATGAAAAAGCATTAGATCTAGAGTTAGAAGCAGAATTTTTATTGTTGCTCTACCAAGAGCTTAAAGGCCGCCAATTACATCATTGTGTGTTGTCTCCTGAAGAGGCCTTAATGAAAATTTGTTAA
- a CDS encoding MalY/PatB family protein, with the protein MSKHLEFVVDRKNTDSMKWDMTETRFGVKDAIPLWVADMDIKAPNAVIEALKDKATHGVFGYPSPSLGTDEAICAWLAKRYKWEINREALIYTSGIVPTISHMIQAFTEPGDEVIIQTPVYYPFYDVIEKNDRVIVKNPLTRTDDQYEMDFIQLETSISEKTKVLLLSHPHNPVGRVWKQEELERVAEICKKYDLLVISDEIHADLLFDGQTHIPIASINEDMAKRTLTCLAPSKTFNLAGIQASYAVILDPKKRLKCKTFIQSTFSSINVFSQVATEAAYRHGEEWLNELMGYIQENYQFVKEYLEGHMPKIKVVKPEGTYLLWLDCEQLKMEASARNEWFLREAKVAFNHGPIFGTEGEHFERMNIACSRDTLARALDQMKEAYDKKGF; encoded by the coding sequence GTGAGTAAACACCTAGAGTTTGTGGTAGATCGTAAAAATACGGATTCAATGAAATGGGATATGACAGAAACGCGATTTGGAGTAAAGGATGCGATCCCATTATGGGTTGCAGACATGGATATTAAAGCCCCTAATGCTGTCATTGAAGCGTTAAAGGATAAAGCAACACACGGTGTGTTTGGTTACCCGTCACCATCTCTTGGGACAGACGAGGCTATCTGTGCCTGGTTAGCAAAGCGCTATAAGTGGGAAATTAATCGTGAGGCGTTGATTTATACTTCTGGAATTGTGCCGACGATCAGTCATATGATACAAGCTTTTACAGAGCCAGGCGATGAGGTCATAATCCAAACACCTGTATATTATCCGTTTTATGATGTCATCGAAAAAAACGACCGAGTGATTGTTAAAAATCCACTCACTCGAACGGATGATCAATATGAAATGGATTTCATACAGCTTGAAACAAGTATTTCTGAGAAAACGAAAGTGTTATTACTCTCTCACCCTCATAATCCAGTTGGACGCGTGTGGAAACAAGAAGAATTAGAGAGAGTGGCTGAAATCTGTAAAAAGTATGATCTCCTTGTGATTTCTGATGAAATACATGCTGATCTACTATTTGATGGACAAACCCATATCCCTATAGCGTCGATTAATGAAGATATGGCAAAGCGAACGTTGACATGTCTTGCTCCAAGTAAAACATTTAACTTAGCAGGTATTCAGGCATCGTATGCTGTTATACTCGATCCGAAAAAGCGTTTAAAATGCAAAACGTTTATTCAATCGACGTTTAGTTCAATTAATGTATTTTCACAAGTTGCAACTGAAGCAGCTTATCGTCACGGAGAAGAGTGGCTTAATGAATTGATGGGGTATATCCAAGAAAATTACCAATTTGTTAAAGAATACTTGGAAGGACATATGCCGAAAATTAAAGTTGTTAAACCAGAAGGGACCTACTTGCTATGGCTTGATTGTGAGCAGCTGAAGATGGAAGCTAGTGCTAGAAATGAGTGGTTTTTACGCGAGGCGAAAGTAGCCTTCAACCACGGACCGATCTTCGGAACTGAGGGAGAACATTTTGAACGTATGAACATTGCTTGTTCGAGAGACACCTTGGCAAGAGCGCTCGATCAAATGAAAGAAGCATATGACAAAAAAGGATTTTAA
- a CDS encoding pullulanase has product MSTPPIGNEIFYLSSGEVISSTQTIVKFVPTENLILDEASIRENLKVKNKQGRELQIKEIEIKENYEVDVIGEFQVQHAPFTLVYKDQAIPLRIHWEMIDTAFAYEGELGARLQQDGSATLTLWSPLANKVSIILYDKDDQFEVVKDDLEMQRDNNGTWQLHLHEQNTEIDDLTGYYYHYVVDVNGQKKLGLDPYAKSMAAWDEQGGYSVGKAAIVNPGLIGPTLEHGTINGYEKREDAIIYEIHVRDFTSDPTIESDLDARFGTFTAFIDKLDYIKSLGVTHIQLLPVMSYYKGNEKLAHYRELEHASVGANYNWGYDPHSYFSPSGMYSQHPQNALLRIKELKELINEIHRRGLGVMLDVVYNHTAAVEIFENLMPNYYHFMDRDGTSRTSFGGGRLGTTHHMARRILIDSIAYWIEEYKIDGFRFDMMGDHDAETIQLAYDKAKKLHPSILMIGEGWRTYVGDEGSEGVMAADQDWMQHTDSVGVFSDDFRNELKSGYGSEGLPRFLTNGARNIAQIFENMKAQPHNFIATSPGDVVQYIEAHDNLTLHDVIAQSIKKDPDLHQEEIQKRIRLGHVLMMTSQGIAFLHAGQEYGRTKQFRAETTEAPYKSTHMMDEAGSPFRYPYFIHDSYQATDQINRFDWAKATNDKLFPLHTTTRAYTEGLIRLRRSTNAFRLGTKQLIDDKITLLTAPEIGEHDLFIAYKCMSTDGTGIYYGFVNADVKDRTITLKEDLTTGIVVVDQDEAGAEEVSHRTGFVLTPQHLLIEPLTAVVIKMDQ; this is encoded by the coding sequence ATGAGTACACCACCAATAGGTAATGAGATATTCTACCTTAGTTCAGGAGAAGTTATATCTTCTACACAGACAATAGTCAAATTCGTTCCGACCGAGAACCTGATCCTAGATGAGGCATCAATACGTGAAAATCTTAAGGTGAAAAATAAACAAGGTCGTGAACTTCAGATCAAAGAAATCGAAATAAAAGAAAACTACGAGGTGGACGTGATCGGAGAATTCCAAGTGCAGCACGCTCCCTTTACGTTGGTGTATAAAGACCAAGCAATACCCTTACGTATTCATTGGGAGATGATTGACACAGCCTTTGCTTATGAAGGAGAACTTGGCGCACGTCTTCAGCAAGATGGTTCAGCGACACTGACGCTCTGGTCTCCGCTCGCTAATAAGGTTTCGATCATTCTGTACGACAAAGACGATCAATTTGAGGTTGTTAAGGATGATCTTGAAATGCAACGTGACAATAACGGTACTTGGCAGCTGCATCTACATGAACAGAATACGGAGATAGATGATTTAACAGGTTATTATTATCATTATGTGGTGGATGTGAATGGACAAAAAAAATTAGGGCTAGACCCTTATGCTAAATCGATGGCTGCTTGGGACGAGCAAGGGGGCTACTCTGTAGGGAAAGCTGCGATCGTCAATCCTGGATTAATCGGTCCCACATTAGAACACGGAACGATTAATGGGTATGAAAAAAGAGAAGATGCGATCATCTATGAAATCCATGTTCGTGATTTCACCTCAGATCCTACGATCGAAAGCGATTTAGACGCGAGATTTGGAACGTTTACAGCTTTTATTGATAAGCTTGATTATATTAAGAGCTTAGGCGTCACCCATATTCAGCTATTGCCGGTTATGAGCTATTACAAAGGGAATGAAAAACTGGCTCACTACCGGGAGCTTGAGCATGCATCAGTAGGCGCAAATTATAATTGGGGCTATGATCCGCATAGCTATTTTTCTCCATCAGGGATGTACTCACAACATCCGCAAAATGCTCTCCTTCGCATTAAGGAATTGAAAGAACTGATCAATGAAATTCACAGGCGTGGGTTGGGTGTTATGTTAGATGTTGTGTATAACCATACAGCCGCTGTAGAGATTTTTGAAAACTTGATGCCTAATTATTATCATTTTATGGATAGAGACGGGACATCTCGAACGAGTTTTGGTGGAGGACGACTAGGTACCACGCATCATATGGCAAGGAGGATCTTAATCGACTCGATTGCCTATTGGATAGAAGAATACAAGATCGATGGTTTTCGTTTTGATATGATGGGTGACCATGATGCAGAAACGATCCAGCTCGCTTATGATAAGGCGAAGAAGTTACACCCTTCTATTCTAATGATCGGAGAGGGGTGGCGGACATATGTAGGGGATGAAGGGTCAGAAGGTGTGATGGCAGCTGATCAAGACTGGATGCAACATACAGATAGTGTCGGTGTGTTTTCAGATGACTTCCGAAATGAATTGAAGTCAGGGTATGGAAGTGAAGGACTGCCGAGATTTTTAACAAACGGTGCGAGAAACATTGCGCAAATATTCGAAAATATGAAAGCACAACCACATAACTTCATCGCAACGTCACCTGGCGATGTAGTGCAGTATATCGAAGCTCACGACAACCTTACGTTGCATGATGTGATCGCCCAATCGATTAAGAAAGATCCTGACCTACATCAAGAAGAGATTCAAAAACGAATTCGACTAGGTCATGTTCTTATGATGACAAGTCAAGGCATTGCATTTTTACACGCTGGCCAAGAATACGGTCGAACGAAACAGTTCAGGGCCGAAACGACGGAGGCGCCATATAAGTCAACGCATATGATGGATGAGGCGGGAAGTCCGTTTCGTTATCCATATTTTATCCATGATTCCTATCAGGCGACAGATCAAATCAATCGTTTTGATTGGGCTAAGGCAACGAATGACAAGTTATTCCCACTGCATACAACCACACGTGCTTATACAGAAGGGTTGATTCGATTAAGACGATCGACGAATGCCTTCAGATTAGGAACGAAACAATTGATTGATGATAAAATCACGTTGCTTACCGCTCCAGAAATAGGAGAACATGATTTGTTTATAGCTTACAAATGTATGTCAACAGATGGAACAGGAATCTATTATGGATTTGTTAATGCAGATGTAAAAGATCGGACAATAACTTTGAAAGAAGATTTAACAACTGGAATCGTTGTCGTTGATCAAGATGAAGCAGGAGCGGAAGAAGTGAGTCACCGAACAGGATTTGTTCTAACGCCGCAACATCTATTGATTGAGCCATTAACAGCCGTTGTGATAAAGATGGATCAGTAA
- a CDS encoding CsbD family protein: MTTNDKGLSDKVKGGVNKAKGEVKDQVGNATDNRKLQGEGKKDKAKGKVQEEIGKVKGRSLK, encoded by the coding sequence ATGACAACGAATGACAAAGGTTTATCAGATAAGGTAAAAGGTGGCGTCAACAAAGCAAAAGGTGAAGTGAAAGATCAAGTAGGAAATGCAACAGATAACCGTAAGCTTCAAGGAGAAGGAAAAAAAGATAAAGCTAAAGGGAAAGTACAAGAAGAAATTGGTAAAGTGAAAGGTCGTTCATTGAAATAA
- a CDS encoding ABC-F family ATP-binding cassette domain-containing protein: protein MSILTVKNLSHGFGDRAIFHDVSFRLLKGEHIGLIGANGEGKSTFMNIITGKLMPDEGKVEWSKKVRVGYLDQHTVLERGMTMRDVLKNAFKYLFDIEAEMNAMYDKMGEVTPEELEKLLEEVGVVQDTLTNNDFYVIDSKIEEIARGLGLDDVGLEKDVEDLSGGQRTKVLLAKLLLEKPDILLLDEPTNYLDEQHVEWLKRYLKEYENAFILISHDIPFLNNVVNLIYHMENQELNRYVGDYEHFLEVHEMKKQQLESAYKRQQQEISQLKDFVARNKARVSTRNMAMSRQKKLDKMDVIELAKDKPKPEFKFKEARTTSKLIFETKDLVIGYDEPLSRPLDLRMERGQKIALVGANGIGKTTLLKSLLGLNKPLEGTVERGEYQEIGYFEQEAKASSNTCIEEIWQEFPSLGQAEVRAALAKCGLTTKHIESKMIVLSGGEKAKVRLCKLINRSSNILILDEPTNHLDVDAKAELKRALNEYKGSILLISHEPEFYEGIVTDVWNCEDWTTKLV from the coding sequence ATGAGTATTTTAACAGTAAAAAACTTAAGTCATGGATTCGGTGATCGGGCTATTTTTCATGATGTTTCATTCCGTCTCTTAAAAGGAGAACATATTGGCTTGATCGGTGCAAACGGCGAAGGTAAGTCAACATTTATGAATATTATTACAGGTAAACTGATGCCTGACGAGGGAAAAGTCGAGTGGTCCAAGAAAGTCCGTGTCGGATATCTCGATCAGCATACAGTACTTGAACGCGGAATGACGATGCGAGATGTACTTAAAAACGCCTTCAAATATTTGTTCGACATCGAAGCAGAGATGAATGCGATGTACGACAAGATGGGTGAGGTCACGCCAGAAGAGCTTGAGAAGTTGCTCGAAGAAGTTGGTGTCGTTCAAGATACGCTAACAAACAATGATTTTTATGTAATTGATTCCAAGATAGAAGAAATCGCTCGTGGTTTAGGGCTCGATGATGTCGGCCTTGAAAAAGATGTAGAAGATTTAAGTGGTGGTCAACGGACGAAAGTTCTCCTCGCTAAGCTCTTACTTGAAAAACCTGATATTTTATTACTCGATGAGCCGACTAACTATTTAGACGAACAACATGTTGAGTGGTTAAAGCGTTATTTAAAAGAGTATGAGAATGCTTTCATTCTTATCTCCCATGATATTCCCTTCTTAAATAACGTTGTTAACTTGATCTACCATATGGAAAATCAAGAACTTAATCGTTATGTAGGAGACTATGAGCATTTTCTTGAAGTACATGAAATGAAAAAACAACAATTAGAATCAGCATACAAGCGTCAACAACAAGAGATCTCTCAGTTAAAAGACTTTGTTGCTAGAAACAAGGCCCGTGTGTCTACACGTAATATGGCAATGTCCCGTCAGAAGAAACTAGATAAGATGGATGTCATTGAATTAGCTAAAGACAAACCTAAGCCTGAATTTAAGTTCAAAGAAGCTCGCACGACGAGTAAGTTGATTTTTGAGACAAAAGATCTTGTAATCGGCTATGATGAACCTCTATCTCGTCCGTTAGATCTTCGGATGGAACGCGGACAAAAAATTGCTCTCGTTGGTGCCAATGGTATCGGTAAAACGACGCTTTTAAAAAGCTTACTCGGTCTAAACAAGCCGTTAGAAGGCACCGTTGAACGTGGAGAGTATCAAGAGATTGGTTATTTTGAACAAGAAGCAAAGGCTTCATCTAATACGTGTATCGAAGAAATATGGCAAGAGTTCCCATCACTTGGACAAGCAGAAGTTCGGGCCGCCTTGGCTAAATGCGGATTAACAACGAAACATATTGAAAGCAAAATGATTGTTCTAAGCGGGGGAGAAAAAGCGAAGGTTCGATTATGTAAATTAATCAATCGCTCATCAAATATTCTTATTCTTGATGAGCCGACCAACCACTTAGACGTCGATGCAAAAGCTGAATTAAAGCGTGCATTAAATGAGTACAAAGGTAGTATCCTTCTCATCTCTCATGAACCTGAATTTTATGAAGGTATTGTGACTGATGTTTGGAATTGTGAAGATTGGACAACAAAATTAGTTTAA
- a CDS encoding deoxynucleoside kinase has translation MKQTPFIAVEGPIGVGKTSLAKAISAHYQYHLLKEIVHENPFLSKFYENIEEWSFQTEMFFLCNRYKQLEDIQRKFLATSIPVVADYHIYKNIIFAQRTLREDQYDKYTSIYDIMTSDMPKPNFIIYLHASLPTLLNRIEMRGREMEQKMDPSYLRQLSEDYEAAMARWAVEYPDIPIIRINGDELDFVQNEQDLNKIFAMIDDARKEGVFHLESTN, from the coding sequence ATGAAGCAAACGCCTTTTATTGCTGTTGAAGGCCCAATTGGAGTTGGAAAAACCTCGCTTGCTAAGGCGATTTCCGCTCATTATCAGTATCATCTATTAAAAGAAATTGTCCACGAGAATCCCTTTTTAAGCAAATTTTATGAGAACATTGAAGAATGGAGCTTTCAAACAGAGATGTTCTTCCTATGCAATCGCTACAAGCAACTTGAGGACATTCAACGCAAGTTTCTTGCAACATCGATTCCCGTTGTTGCCGATTACCATATTTATAAAAACATTATTTTTGCCCAGCGTACGTTAAGAGAAGATCAATATGATAAATACACATCGATTTATGATATTATGACCTCTGATATGCCTAAACCTAACTTTATTATTTATCTTCACGCTAGCCTCCCTACTTTATTAAACCGTATCGAGATGCGTGGGCGTGAGATGGAGCAAAAGATGGACCCAAGCTACCTTCGTCAGTTATCAGAAGACTATGAAGCTGCGATGGCTCGCTGGGCAGTAGAATACCCTGATATTCCAATTATCCGCATCAACGGTGATGAGCTTGATTTTGTTCAAAACGAACAAGATTTGAATAAAATCTTCGCTATGATTGATGATGCACGAAAAGAAGGAGTTTTCCACCTTGAATCTACGAACTAA
- a CDS encoding deoxynucleoside kinase yields the protein MNLRTKYNIPDDAVITIAGTVGVGKSTMTTAIAKALGFQTSFENVDHNPYLDKFYADFERWSFHLQIYFLAERFKEQKRMYEKGGGFVQDRSIYEDTGIFAKMHADKGTMTTVDYDTYTSLFDAMVMTPFFPHPHVLIYLDGSLDDIIDRIKERGREMEQQTPLTYWEEMHTRYESWIESFDSCPILRLNISDYDLLQNEGDIEPIIAKIANTIHTNQNVSQP from the coding sequence TTGAATCTACGAACTAAATACAATATCCCTGATGATGCTGTTATCACAATAGCTGGTACGGTTGGTGTCGGAAAATCAACGATGACAACAGCCATTGCCAAAGCACTTGGATTTCAAACATCTTTTGAAAATGTCGATCACAATCCCTATCTAGACAAGTTCTATGCTGACTTCGAGCGTTGGAGCTTCCATTTACAAATTTACTTCCTTGCCGAGCGCTTTAAGGAACAAAAGCGTATGTATGAAAAAGGCGGTGGCTTTGTTCAAGACCGTTCGATTTATGAAGATACGGGTATATTTGCTAAGATGCACGCTGATAAAGGAACGATGACCACGGTGGATTACGACACATACACAAGTCTTTTTGACGCGATGGTGATGACACCGTTCTTCCCTCACCCACATGTGTTAATTTATTTAGATGGCAGTCTTGATGATATTATTGATCGCATCAAAGAACGAGGACGTGAGATGGAGCAGCAAACACCCCTCACTTATTGGGAAGAAATGCATACGCGATATGAGTCGTGGATTGAGTCATTCGATTCTTGTCCGATTCTTCGTCTAAACATTTCAGATTATGATCTTCTTCAAAACGAAGGCGATATCGAACCGATTATTGCAAAGATAGCGAATACCATTCATACAAATCAAAACGTTTCACAACCTTAA
- a CDS encoding protein-glutamine gamma-glutamyltransferase, with protein sequence MIQISGVPFQSSSAWPKESTERMIIDGMMTSPTSFSFRSMNELAFEMELRRNIIRSSRLLNQSNAAFEIFERSRSNPMYWYTTPFGGFQLRPGVRPSIAIEDIYRNGHLYGFECATAMVIVYYHAVLRVLGPATFDQLFQGLYLYSWNFDPDLGLSTGYTRQFIPGDVVYFNNPQFNPQSPEWRGVNAVLLDDGTYYGHGMGIVRAYEMIDSLNGVRVPWATQPAYLSNLVTRPAFTYLANISTQRTSRPPKVKYKVIEHNETSISFERYAHYLHQAHATDPDA encoded by the coding sequence ATGATCCAGATATCAGGAGTACCTTTTCAATCAAGTAGCGCATGGCCCAAAGAATCGACAGAACGCATGATTATCGACGGGATGATGACCTCGCCCACATCCTTTTCTTTCCGCTCAATGAACGAATTAGCCTTTGAGATGGAATTACGACGAAACATCATTCGGAGCTCGAGGCTACTCAACCAAAGCAACGCGGCGTTTGAAATCTTTGAACGTTCAAGAAGCAATCCTATGTATTGGTATACAACTCCCTTTGGCGGTTTCCAACTGAGGCCAGGCGTTAGACCGTCTATTGCTATCGAAGATATTTACAGAAACGGCCATCTTTATGGATTTGAATGCGCAACGGCGATGGTCATCGTCTATTACCACGCTGTCCTTCGAGTACTAGGCCCTGCTACTTTTGACCAATTATTCCAAGGACTCTATTTGTATAGCTGGAATTTCGATCCTGACTTAGGTTTGAGTACGGGGTACACTCGCCAGTTCATACCTGGTGATGTTGTTTATTTCAACAACCCCCAATTTAATCCACAATCCCCCGAATGGCGCGGAGTTAATGCCGTTTTATTGGATGATGGAACCTATTATGGGCACGGCATGGGGATCGTTCGTGCCTACGAAATGATTGATAGTCTGAATGGAGTGAGAGTGCCATGGGCGACTCAACCAGCATATCTCTCCAATTTAGTTACACGACCTGCATTCACTTACTTAGCTAACATTAGCACTCAACGTACCTCTCGCCCTCCAAAAGTGAAATACAAAGTCATTGAGCATAATGAAACATCGATTTCCTTTGAACGTTACGCCCATTATTTACACCAAGCACACGCAACTGATCCTGATGCATAG